A part of Acidisarcina sp. genomic DNA contains:
- a CDS encoding GYD domain-containing protein: protein MPTYIALAKWTATGLQQLKDSPKRLDAGRKAFADAGVKLKEFYMLMGQYDMLLVIEAPDDAALAKAALTLASQGRIQTETLRAFTEDEYRKIFSGIA from the coding sequence ATGCCCACGTATATTGCACTGGCCAAATGGACAGCAACGGGCCTGCAGCAGCTTAAGGATAGCCCCAAACGCCTCGATGCCGGCAGAAAGGCATTTGCGGACGCCGGGGTGAAGTTGAAAGAGTTCTATATGCTGATGGGGCAATATGACATGTTGCTCGTCATTGAGGCTCCCGATGACGCGGCTCTGGCCAAAGCTGCACTCACACTCGCCTCACAAGGCAGGATCCAAACCGAGACACTTCGCGCCTTTACCGAGGACGAATACAGAAAGATCTTTTCCGGCATTGCCTGA
- a CDS encoding ABC transporter permease → MIGYKSASFERTLASAKTTMVFSEIVRIAVDSFRASKVRFALTALGMVIGSASLIFVVTIGLTGKAYVLNLLQSIGTNMVVVDYQGGGNAESGIGKEFHSDFLTRDDEAAVLEQVPAVAYSSPMLEMHDRISFGGGVVKDILVLGVSPEYRQVRNLVVLSGRFFDDEDEQTHTKAAVVTEPFARQMFGSADAAINRSFAISGIPFTIIGTFKERVDTFGQSEVADQTILIPYSVARYFTGTNRVKQIFFSIRDQNDVIEGTQEIKRVIQSRHRPNSVYNAQNLTQLLTVAAQIMDALTVGLLLISAVTLAVSGIGIMNIMLASVRSRIREIGIRKALGATYREIQLQFLVEAVFISLSGGIVGTILGLAVPFSVRFLTDYKLPVSVWSVIIALVTATGVGVIFGTLPATRAAQLDPVESLKYE, encoded by the coding sequence GTGATCGGTTACAAATCGGCGTCGTTCGAGCGCACCCTGGCGAGCGCAAAGACCACTATGGTCTTCAGCGAAATCGTGCGGATTGCGGTCGATAGTTTTCGCGCCAGCAAGGTACGTTTTGCGCTGACGGCACTTGGCATGGTGATCGGGTCAGCGTCCCTGATTTTCGTGGTCACCATCGGCCTTACGGGCAAGGCGTATGTTCTGAACCTGCTCCAGAGTATCGGCACCAATATGGTGGTGGTGGATTACCAGGGCGGAGGCAATGCCGAATCGGGCATCGGAAAAGAATTTCACAGTGACTTCCTGACCCGTGACGATGAAGCCGCGGTGCTGGAGCAGGTGCCGGCCGTAGCGTACTCCTCGCCCATGCTGGAGATGCATGATCGCATCAGCTTTGGCGGCGGCGTAGTCAAAGATATTCTCGTGCTCGGGGTCTCCCCGGAATACCGCCAGGTTCGCAATCTGGTCGTTCTATCGGGGCGCTTCTTTGACGACGAAGACGAGCAGACGCACACCAAGGCGGCGGTGGTAACGGAGCCCTTCGCGCGGCAGATGTTCGGGAGCGCCGATGCGGCGATCAACCGGAGCTTTGCGATCAGCGGAATTCCCTTCACCATTATCGGGACGTTCAAAGAGCGCGTAGACACCTTTGGCCAGTCGGAGGTTGCCGATCAGACAATCCTGATTCCCTACTCCGTGGCGCGTTACTTCACTGGAACGAACCGGGTGAAGCAGATCTTCTTTTCCATTCGCGATCAGAACGACGTGATCGAAGGCACGCAGGAGATCAAGCGAGTCATTCAGTCCCGGCACCGGCCCAACTCCGTCTACAACGCACAAAACCTGACACAACTGCTGACCGTCGCGGCGCAGATCATGGACGCGCTCACGGTAGGGCTTCTGCTCATCTCCGCAGTCACGCTGGCTGTGAGCGGCATCGGCATTATGAACATCATGCTGGCTTCGGTGCGCTCCAGAATTCGCGAAATCGGCATTCGCAAGGCCCTGGGGGCCACCTATCGCGAGATTCAGTTGCAGTTTCTGGTCGAAGCAGTGTTTATCTCGCTCAGCGGAGGAATTGTGGGCACGATTCTGGGCCTGGCGGTTCCCTTCTCGGTGCGCTTCTTGACCGATTACAAGCTGCCGGTTTCCGTATGGTCCGTTATCATTGCGCTGGTAACTGCCACGGGCGTGGGCGTTATATTCGGGACGCTGCCAGCCACACGCGCAGCACAACTCGATCCTGTCGAATCTCTGAAATACGAATAA
- a CDS encoding bifunctional 5,10-methylenetetrahydrofolate dehydrogenase/5,10-methenyltetrahydrofolate cyclohydrolase, which translates to MTKGRILDGTAIAAAIKEDVAREVTSLAAQGIRPALAAVLVGNVPASQIYVRNKVKTCESLGIASELITPPETVTTEEMLALVADLNARDDIDGILLQLPLPQQVNAKALLEAVAPDKDVDGFHPVNVGRLQTGQPALAPCTPSGIIEMLKRSGIAMSGQNAVVIGRSDIVGKPMAILLLQQNATVTVCHSKTRDLGEFTRNADILVAAIGRAGFVTAEMIKPGSTVIDVGMNRITSQADFDRFFAGDARREKTFREKGSTLIGDVDPKAFALAGAYTPVPGGVGPLTIAMLMANTVRAARLRRGLKV; encoded by the coding sequence ATGACAAAGGGTCGAATTCTGGATGGAACAGCGATTGCCGCCGCAATCAAAGAGGACGTGGCCAGGGAAGTGACCAGCCTGGCTGCTCAAGGCATACGGCCCGCTCTTGCCGCAGTGCTGGTGGGCAATGTGCCGGCGTCGCAGATTTATGTTCGCAACAAGGTAAAGACCTGCGAAAGCCTGGGCATCGCGAGTGAGCTCATCACCCCTCCGGAGACGGTGACGACCGAGGAGATGCTGGCTCTGGTGGCGGATCTGAATGCCCGCGACGACATCGACGGCATCCTGCTGCAACTCCCTCTGCCGCAGCAGGTCAATGCGAAGGCGTTGCTGGAGGCGGTGGCCCCGGACAAGGATGTGGACGGCTTCCACCCGGTGAATGTGGGGCGCCTGCAGACGGGACAGCCTGCGCTTGCACCCTGCACTCCCTCGGGCATCATTGAGATGCTGAAGCGCAGCGGGATTGCGATGTCCGGGCAGAACGCAGTTGTGATAGGACGCAGCGACATTGTCGGCAAGCCGATGGCGATCCTTCTGCTGCAGCAGAACGCGACGGTGACGGTATGCCACAGCAAGACGCGCGATCTGGGCGAGTTCACCCGCAACGCCGATATTCTTGTGGCTGCCATCGGCCGTGCGGGATTTGTAACCGCGGAGATGATAAAGCCGGGTTCGACGGTAATCGATGTAGGCATGAACCGGATCACTTCGCAGGCAGACTTCGACCGCTTCTTCGCAGGAGATGCGCGCCGCGAGAAGACCTTCCGCGAGAAGGGCTCCACGCTGATCGGCGATGTCGATCCCAAGGCGTTTGCACTGGCAGGCGCTTACACGCCAGTACCCGGCGGCGTGGGGCCGCTGACGATCGCGATGCTGATGGCCAACACGGTTCGCGCGGCCCGGTTGCGCCGCGGTCTGAAGGTCTGA
- the coaE gene encoding dephospho-CoA kinase (Dephospho-CoA kinase (CoaE) performs the final step in coenzyme A biosynthesis.), with protein MLRVGLTGGLGSGKSTVAQMFRALGAHVIEADAVGRELMQPGQAVYEAVAEHFGRGILKADGTIDRRKLSMLAFEGGRIEELNRLVHPAVIAAQEEWANRLFARQPNAVAMVESALIFEAERSGTAPGWRDRFDRVILVSAPDDVKIARYVERISPGHWNESVAADARARLAQQIPDSEKAPRCDYVIENTGTLEDLGSRVREIYRELSALAQRNPSVC; from the coding sequence ATGCTGCGCGTAGGGCTGACAGGCGGACTGGGGAGCGGCAAGAGCACGGTGGCGCAGATGTTCCGCGCCCTGGGAGCTCACGTGATCGAAGCGGACGCAGTAGGCCGCGAGTTGATGCAGCCCGGACAAGCGGTCTATGAAGCCGTAGCAGAGCATTTTGGCCGCGGCATTCTGAAGGCGGATGGCACGATCGATCGCCGGAAGCTGTCGATGCTGGCATTCGAGGGCGGCCGGATCGAGGAGTTGAATCGCCTCGTGCATCCTGCGGTGATAGCGGCGCAGGAGGAGTGGGCAAACCGGCTCTTTGCCCGCCAGCCGAATGCGGTGGCGATGGTGGAGTCTGCTTTGATCTTCGAAGCGGAGCGCTCCGGCACGGCCCCCGGCTGGCGCGACCGCTTTGATCGAGTCATCCTGGTCTCTGCACCCGACGACGTGAAGATTGCCCGCTATGTGGAGCGCATTTCGCCGGGGCATTGGAATGAATCCGTGGCGGCAGACGCCAGGGCGCGGCTGGCGCAACAGATTCCCGACAGCGAGAAGGCTCCCCGCTGCGATTACGTCATCGAAAATACTGGAACGCTGGAGGATCTGGGCAGCCGGGTTCGCGAGATTTACCGGGAGCTTAGCGCCCTGGCGCAACGGAATCCATCCGTTTGCTGA
- a CDS encoding trypsin-like peptidase domain-containing protein, translating into MKIRRILLVVLMVAGFWYVTSTLTGRIPWLGKWFGKVVPVAGLNLTEANAQPAYDSEELNNIAVYKKVLPSVVNITSSAMSFDFFYGMVPQQGQGSGFVLDTTGHVLTNYHVIADANRIEVTLSDKRKFKARVAGFDKSHDLALLQITAPNLTPAVLSNSQGLVVGQKVYAIGNPFGLSGTMTRGIISAIRPIRTPSGEAIDDAIQTDAAINPGNSGGPLLNSRGEVIGINTLIASNGADQSSGIGFAIPINSAKAVLADLAKYGRVRRPTIGIVSLPIGPDLAQQMGLAADSGVLIQRVLPGGAAERAGLRGGKQEAYLGNTPIYLGGDLIVGIDGEEVTSTQDIAAIMDKHQIGDTITVTYFRGRSKMSVRLTLGEARDVAA; encoded by the coding sequence ATGAAAATTCGCCGCATTCTTCTCGTCGTGTTAATGGTCGCCGGGTTCTGGTATGTCACCAGTACCCTGACCGGTCGCATTCCCTGGCTTGGGAAGTGGTTTGGCAAAGTGGTACCCGTGGCTGGGCTGAATCTGACCGAAGCCAATGCACAGCCCGCCTACGATTCAGAAGAGTTGAATAACATCGCGGTCTATAAGAAGGTTCTGCCGTCGGTGGTCAACATCACTTCGTCGGCGATGTCCTTTGATTTTTTCTACGGTATGGTGCCGCAGCAGGGCCAGGGATCTGGCTTCGTCCTGGATACGACCGGGCATGTGCTGACGAACTATCACGTCATCGCCGATGCCAATCGCATTGAAGTGACGCTGAGCGACAAGCGCAAATTCAAGGCGCGCGTGGCGGGCTTTGACAAGTCTCACGATCTGGCACTGCTGCAGATCACCGCTCCGAATCTCACCCCCGCCGTTCTCTCCAATTCGCAGGGTTTGGTGGTGGGACAGAAGGTGTATGCGATCGGCAATCCGTTCGGCTTGAGCGGGACGATGACGCGCGGTATTATCAGCGCGATCCGGCCCATCCGCACCCCATCAGGAGAAGCCATTGACGACGCCATTCAAACCGATGCCGCCATCAACCCCGGCAACTCTGGCGGCCCGCTGTTGAACTCGCGCGGCGAGGTAATCGGCATCAATACGCTGATTGCCAGCAATGGCGCGGATCAGAGCTCGGGTATCGGCTTCGCGATTCCCATCAACTCGGCAAAGGCGGTCCTGGCCGATCTGGCCAAGTATGGCCGCGTACGCAGACCGACCATAGGGATCGTCTCCCTGCCCATCGGGCCGGACCTGGCGCAACAGATGGGACTCGCAGCAGACTCGGGAGTGCTGATCCAGCGCGTATTGCCGGGCGGCGCAGCAGAGCGGGCCGGATTGCGCGGCGGTAAGCAGGAAGCATACCTGGGAAATACGCCGATCTATCTTGGCGGAGACCTGATCGTCGGCATCGATGGAGAAGAGGTGACCAGCACCCAGGACATCGCGGCCATCATGGACAAACACCAGATAGGGGACACGATCACGGTGACCTATTTCCGCGGCCGCAGCAAGATGTCCGTTCGGCTGACATTAGGGGAAGCTCGCGACGTAGCCGCCTGA
- a CDS encoding oxidoreductase yields the protein MSRWTTANIPRLDGKLAIVTGANSGIGLHTARALARAGCAVILACRNADKAAATKLLIERETPDARLQPAMLNLADLASVRNFTASFLASGLRLDLLINNAGVMALPTRQTTADGFELQFGTNHLGHFALTGPLLPCLLAAPAARVVTVSSLAHRGGRIDFDNLQWVHDYKPWPAYRQSKLANLLFGFELERRFEQAGVTVRSMVVHPGVANTSLFANGPGKGKGMVNALIPKVIGWFAQSEEQGALPTLYAATAPEAQGGHFYGPDGFRQIKGYPVEVEPEAQAKDAALAARLWDVSEQLTGRQYNFSAR from the coding sequence ATGAGCAGATGGACCACAGCAAACATTCCGCGGCTGGACGGCAAGCTGGCTATCGTGACCGGCGCGAACAGTGGCATTGGGCTGCACACAGCGCGGGCGCTGGCGCGAGCCGGATGCGCGGTGATTCTGGCGTGCCGCAACGCGGATAAGGCCGCAGCAACGAAGCTGCTTATCGAGCGGGAGACGCCGGATGCAAGGTTGCAACCGGCCATGCTGAATCTGGCGGATCTGGCCTCGGTGCGCAATTTTACCGCTTCATTCCTTGCCAGCGGCCTTCGGCTGGATCTACTGATCAACAACGCCGGTGTAATGGCTCTGCCGACGCGGCAAACCACTGCAGACGGCTTTGAGCTGCAATTCGGCACGAATCACCTGGGCCACTTTGCCTTGACCGGGCCACTGCTCCCCTGCCTGCTGGCGGCTCCAGCGGCGCGAGTCGTGACCGTCAGCTCCCTTGCGCATCGCGGAGGCAGAATTGACTTTGACAATCTGCAATGGGTGCACGACTACAAACCCTGGCCTGCCTATCGCCAATCGAAGCTGGCTAACCTGCTGTTCGGCTTTGAGCTGGAGCGCAGGTTCGAGCAGGCGGGAGTCACGGTAAGAAGCATGGTTGTGCATCCAGGAGTGGCCAACACCAGTCTCTTCGCGAATGGGCCGGGCAAAGGCAAGGGGATGGTCAACGCGCTGATTCCCAAGGTGATTGGCTGGTTTGCGCAGTCTGAAGAACAGGGTGCCCTGCCGACGCTCTATGCGGCGACCGCTCCCGAGGCGCAAGGCGGCCACTTCTATGGCCCGGATGGCTTCCGGCAGATAAAGGGCTACCCCGTAGAGGTTGAGCCCGAGGCGCAGGCAAAGGATGCGGCACTGGCAGCCAGGCTCTGGGATGTCTCCGAACAGCTCACCGGCAGGCAGTACAACTTCTCCGCACGCTAA
- the purN gene encoding phosphoribosylglycinamide formyltransferase has protein sequence MKLGILLSGRGSNFLAIADSIQQGRLPGAEIAVVLSNVADAPGIAAARERGLPAIVVEARGRKRAEHDAEMIECLRAHDVDLVCLAGYMRLLSPGFVQAFPHRILNIHPSLLPAFPGLDAQHQALEYGAKVSGCTVHFVDEDLDHGVIVLQKVVPVLDDDDAHALSARILEQEHVAYTEAIALVLSGEYEVAGRRYLRRKQPARV, from the coding sequence ATGAAATTAGGCATTCTGCTGTCGGGGCGAGGATCCAACTTCCTCGCCATCGCCGACAGCATCCAGCAAGGCAGGCTCCCCGGCGCGGAAATCGCCGTCGTTCTCTCCAATGTCGCCGATGCTCCGGGAATCGCTGCTGCCCGCGAGCGCGGACTCCCCGCCATTGTTGTTGAGGCGCGGGGGCGCAAGCGTGCCGAGCATGACGCGGAGATGATCGAATGCCTGCGCGCGCATGACGTGGATCTCGTCTGCCTCGCCGGATATATGCGTCTGCTCTCGCCCGGCTTTGTGCAGGCTTTTCCGCATCGCATCCTGAACATCCATCCCTCGCTGCTGCCGGCATTTCCGGGCCTCGACGCGCAGCATCAGGCGCTGGAGTACGGAGCCAAGGTGAGCGGATGCACCGTCCACTTTGTCGATGAGGACCTGGACCACGGAGTGATTGTGCTGCAGAAAGTGGTTCCGGTGTTGGACGACGATGATGCGCACGCCCTGTCCGCCCGCATCCTGGAGCAGGAACACGTCGCCTATACCGAAGCGATTGCCCTCGTTCTCTCCGGTGAATACGAGGTCGCAGGCCGCCGCTACCTCCGCCGCAAGCAGCCTGCCCGCGTTTAG
- the purM gene encoding phosphoribosylformylglycinamidine cyclo-ligase has product MPEPKPKKAKSPITYADAGVDISSGDRAKQRIKYLAQRTFNKQVLSEIGGFGGLFKLDLVRYKNPVLVSSADGVGTKLKVAFDLNMHHTVGSDLVNHCVNDIAVQGATPLFFMDYLASGRLDPEVTEKVVTGLAEACHANGCALIGGETAQMPGFYADGEYDLAGFIVGCVDKEKVITGAGIKVGEVLIGLPSTGLHTNGYSLARKLFFEVAGYKPDQYVNALKEKAGAALMKVHRSYLPVIRKLTASDSTVGMAHITGGGITENLPRILPKGISAVVELGSWPVPAIFEHLQQLGSVAQEEMLRTFNMGVGLIAVIPAEKFKRVKAQFDRSGEKFFVIGRTVKGDRKVIYA; this is encoded by the coding sequence TTGCCAGAACCGAAGCCAAAGAAAGCCAAATCGCCGATTACGTACGCCGACGCCGGAGTGGACATCAGCAGCGGCGATCGTGCCAAACAACGCATTAAGTACCTTGCCCAGAGAACCTTCAACAAGCAGGTCTTGAGCGAAATCGGCGGATTCGGCGGCCTGTTCAAGCTCGACCTGGTGCGCTACAAGAATCCTGTTCTCGTATCCAGTGCCGACGGCGTCGGTACCAAGCTCAAGGTCGCCTTCGATCTCAACATGCACCACACGGTGGGCTCTGACCTAGTGAACCACTGCGTCAACGACATCGCCGTGCAGGGCGCCACGCCGCTGTTCTTTATGGATTACCTCGCCAGCGGCCGCCTCGATCCCGAGGTTACGGAGAAGGTGGTCACCGGGCTCGCCGAGGCATGCCACGCCAACGGCTGCGCCCTTATCGGCGGCGAAACTGCCCAGATGCCCGGCTTCTATGCCGATGGCGAATACGATCTTGCCGGCTTTATCGTGGGCTGTGTGGACAAGGAAAAGGTCATCACCGGTGCGGGAATCAAGGTCGGCGAAGTCCTAATCGGATTGCCCTCCACCGGGCTGCATACCAATGGCTATTCGCTGGCCCGCAAGCTGTTCTTTGAAGTCGCGGGCTACAAGCCGGATCAGTACGTGAATGCCCTTAAGGAGAAGGCCGGAGCCGCGCTGATGAAGGTGCATCGCAGCTACCTGCCGGTCATCCGCAAGCTGACCGCCTCGGACTCCACTGTGGGCATGGCGCATATTACCGGCGGCGGAATCACGGAGAATCTGCCGCGCATCCTGCCCAAGGGAATCTCCGCGGTCGTGGAACTGGGAAGCTGGCCCGTACCGGCTATCTTTGAGCATCTGCAGCAACTTGGCAGCGTGGCGCAGGAGGAAATGCTGCGCACCTTCAACATGGGCGTCGGCCTGATTGCGGTCATTCCGGCGGAAAAATTCAAGCGTGTCAAGGCGCAGTTCGACCGCTCCGGCGAGAAATTTTTCGTCATCGGGCGCACCGTCAAGGGCGACCGCAAAGTCATCTATGCCTGA
- a CDS encoding DCC1-like thiol-disulfide oxidoreductase family protein, whose amino-acid sequence MNLAPPQLAGHSLILYDGVCGLCNRLVQFVLRHDRQDHYRFCALQNPLAANILARHGLNPSILDTVYLVTEPFSPGERLLQRSDAALAVLARLGGGWLLLARLFRLAPRSLRNFAYGIVARTRYSLFGRLGSCPLPAPAESHRFLPFD is encoded by the coding sequence ATGAACCTTGCGCCCCCCCAACTCGCCGGCCACTCATTGATCCTGTATGACGGAGTTTGCGGCCTCTGCAACCGCCTGGTTCAGTTTGTCCTCCGTCATGACCGGCAAGACCATTACCGCTTCTGCGCGCTGCAGAACCCGCTGGCTGCCAATATCCTCGCCCGCCACGGCTTGAACCCCTCCATTCTCGACACGGTGTACCTGGTGACCGAGCCCTTCTCGCCCGGAGAGCGGCTGCTGCAGCGGTCGGATGCCGCGCTCGCGGTGCTTGCCCGGCTTGGCGGCGGCTGGCTCCTGCTGGCTCGCCTTTTCCGGCTGGCGCCCCGTTCGCTGCGAAATTTTGCCTATGGAATCGTCGCCCGAACCCGTTACAGCCTCTTTGGCCGCCTGGGCTCATGCCCGCTGCCGGCGCCCGCCGAGAGCCACCGATTTCTTCCCTTTGACTGA
- a CDS encoding cupin domain-containing protein produces MEIKRIGSQPSSRGPSDWFTGTVRIDQPFQAADPARVGGASVTFEPGARTAWHTHPLGQTLIVTAGCGWAQREGGPVEQIRPGDVVWFSPGEKHWHGATPTTSMTHIAIAETLNGKVVDWMEKVSDDQYRL; encoded by the coding sequence ATGGAAATCAAACGCATTGGTTCGCAGCCATCGAGCAGAGGGCCATCCGACTGGTTCACGGGTACAGTAAGAATCGATCAGCCGTTTCAGGCGGCTGACCCAGCCCGTGTCGGAGGGGCCAGCGTCACATTCGAGCCGGGAGCGCGGACGGCATGGCACACGCATCCGCTAGGCCAGACCCTCATCGTAACGGCTGGCTGCGGATGGGCTCAGCGAGAAGGCGGGCCTGTTGAGCAGATTCGGCCTGGGGACGTGGTCTGGTTCTCGCCGGGCGAGAAGCACTGGCACGGCGCAACGCCGACGACCAGCATGACGCATATAGCAATCGCCGAAACGCTCAATGGAAAGGTCGTCGACTGGATGGAAAAGGTGAGCGACGATCAATACCGCTTGTGA
- a CDS encoding aldo/keto reductase — protein sequence MKKRKLGSCNLEVSALGLGCMGMSFSYGAPHDEKEMISLLRTAVERGITFFDTAEVYGPFTNEVLVGKALSPLRDQVVIATKFGFNLNPDGSPGWQGLNSRPERIKEVAEASLKRLQIDAIDLFYQHRVDPEVPIEDVAGAVKDLIQAGKVKHFGLSEAGVQTIRRAHAVQPVTALQSEYSLWWRKPEEEVIPTLEELGIGLVPYSPLGKGFLTGKMDSNTKLASNDFRSTLPRFTPEAMKANQVFVDLLGTIAKRKNATPAQIALAWLLAQKPWIVPIPGTTKLSRLDENIGAVALELSAEDLREIDSGAAKIKAEGNRYPEHLEKLTGR from the coding sequence ATGAAGAAGCGCAAGCTGGGAAGCTGCAATCTGGAAGTATCTGCCCTGGGCCTTGGATGTATGGGCATGAGCTTCTCCTATGGAGCGCCTCACGACGAGAAGGAGATGATCTCTCTTCTGCGTACGGCTGTGGAGCGTGGCATCACTTTCTTTGACACAGCAGAGGTCTATGGGCCGTTCACCAACGAGGTGCTTGTCGGGAAGGCGCTCTCTCCGCTCCGCGATCAGGTGGTGATTGCCACCAAGTTCGGCTTCAATCTCAATCCCGATGGCAGCCCAGGGTGGCAGGGGTTGAATAGCCGCCCCGAGCGTATCAAGGAGGTGGCTGAAGCCTCGCTCAAGCGCCTTCAGATCGATGCCATCGACCTGTTCTACCAGCATCGTGTGGATCCGGAAGTACCGATTGAAGATGTAGCGGGAGCAGTCAAGGATCTGATTCAGGCAGGGAAGGTAAAGCACTTCGGGCTTTCGGAGGCGGGTGTGCAGACGATTCGCCGCGCGCATGCCGTTCAGCCTGTGACCGCACTGCAGAGCGAGTACTCACTGTGGTGGAGAAAGCCGGAAGAAGAAGTGATCCCCACCCTTGAGGAACTCGGAATCGGTCTGGTTCCCTATAGCCCGCTGGGGAAGGGCTTCCTCACCGGGAAGATGGATTCAAATACGAAGCTGGCCAGCAATGACTTCCGCAGCACTCTTCCGCGCTTTACTCCGGAAGCGATGAAGGCGAATCAGGTTTTTGTCGATCTGCTCGGCACCATCGCAAAGCGGAAGAACGCGACGCCTGCCCAGATTGCTCTCGCCTGGCTGCTCGCCCAGAAGCCGTGGATCGTGCCAATTCCGGGTACAACCAAGCTGTCGCGTTTGGATGAGAATATCGGAGCCGTTGCGTTGGAACTTAGCGCAGAGGATCTGCGCGAGATCGACAGCGGAGCCGCAAAGATCAAAGCTGAAGGCAATCGGTATCCGGAACACCTGGAAAAGTTGACCGGTCGCTAG
- a CDS encoding AraC family transcriptional regulator, with product MVKHFRVSGLLQAKLEELGVGVSAVLRRAGLPQDLFHQTRILVTTEELFALWRAIGDVSNDPAIGLKLGIETKIERFHPMGIAALSTENFGAAVRHMARYKKLSAPEEILQEMDDEEWSIQFRWSLAMDVEPQVLIEHCFAWVLNIARQGSGTRISPVRVEFVRPRAHLKALERHFGCPVVLGASRNSMVFRAGDAACPFVTRNAELLEMLAPQFEKELKLRSGNDSFTELVRGAIQERFTGSRPTIEEVARGLHMSSRTLQRRLQEVGSSFKHVLDEARHQMARYYLTNSVLELNEAAYLLGYEDANSFARAFRSWEGMPPGHWREVHRIAAVS from the coding sequence ATGGTTAAGCACTTTCGAGTTTCCGGCCTGTTGCAGGCAAAGTTGGAAGAACTGGGGGTCGGCGTCTCTGCAGTCCTGCGCAGAGCCGGCCTCCCCCAGGACCTTTTCCATCAAACCCGCATCCTTGTTACCACCGAAGAGCTGTTTGCGCTTTGGCGCGCGATCGGCGATGTGAGCAACGATCCTGCAATCGGCCTCAAGCTCGGCATCGAGACCAAGATCGAACGCTTTCATCCTATGGGCATCGCCGCTCTCTCGACGGAGAATTTTGGCGCAGCAGTTCGCCACATGGCGCGTTACAAGAAGTTGTCCGCTCCGGAAGAGATTCTGCAGGAAATGGATGACGAAGAGTGGAGCATTCAGTTCCGGTGGTCGCTGGCGATGGATGTCGAGCCACAGGTGCTGATTGAACACTGCTTCGCCTGGGTGCTCAACATCGCACGCCAGGGAAGCGGTACGCGCATCTCTCCAGTAAGAGTGGAGTTTGTGCGGCCGCGCGCACACCTGAAGGCGCTTGAACGGCATTTCGGCTGTCCGGTGGTACTCGGGGCATCTCGTAACTCCATGGTGTTTCGCGCCGGGGATGCGGCATGCCCGTTCGTCACCCGCAATGCAGAACTGCTGGAGATGCTTGCTCCGCAGTTTGAAAAAGAACTCAAGCTCCGCAGCGGCAACGACAGCTTTACGGAACTGGTGCGCGGCGCGATCCAGGAGAGATTCACCGGGAGCCGCCCCACCATCGAGGAGGTTGCGCGAGGGCTGCACATGAGTTCGCGAACGCTGCAGCGTCGGCTGCAGGAGGTGGGCTCCAGCTTCAAGCACGTCCTCGATGAAGCGCGTCACCAGATGGCTCGGTACTACCTCACCAACTCCGTACTGGAACTGAATGAGGCTGCCTATCTTCTGGGATATGAAGATGCCAACTCTTTCGCTCGCGCCTTCCGTAGCTGGGAGGGCATGCCCCCCGGGCACTGGCGCGAAGTGCACCGCATAGCCGCAGTCTCCTAG